In Eschrichtius robustus isolate mEscRob2 chromosome 11, mEscRob2.pri, whole genome shotgun sequence, the following proteins share a genomic window:
- the CRTAM gene encoding cytotoxic and regulatory T-cell molecule: protein MWWRLCSLLAWFPLQEAFRTNHTETVTVEEGQTLTLKCVVSQAETTSLQWLAPSGFTIFFSEHPALKNSKYQLLHYSSNQLAIRVLNVTQQDEGVYKCLHYGTSVRTKEVKVIVLATPVMPTLEVSVRMQNGEEHVILQCSTVRSKPPPRITWLLGDDMELQGETHHEYETDGKKCNSTSTLRVHTYGQNSTASCIIRHKGLQGRKLVAPFRFEDLVTDQETASAALETSSPSSQDPQQSTSTVAVMEDSSTSEIDKEEEEQTTQVSHLATEANRQFAGLTRKKSGILLLTLVSFLIFILFIIVQLFIMKLRKAHVIWKKENEISEHTLESYRSRSNYEETSSQEKNSQSNHPWSCMNYITQLYSEAKTKTKEKAQPSKLKGELTHTPESIV from the exons AGGCCTTTCGGACCAACCACACGGAAACCGTCACCGTGGAGGAAGGGCAGACACTCACTCTAAAGTGTGTCGTTTCTCAGGCGGAGACCACCTCCCTGCAGTGGCTGGCCCCATCGGGCTTCACCATTTTCTTCAGTGAGCATCCCG ctttaaaaaattccaaatacCAGCTTCTTCATTACTCCTCCAATCAGCTCGCCATCAGGGTGCTGAATGTAACACAGCAAGATGAAGGCGTGTACAAGTGTCTGCATTACGGCACCTCCGTGAGAACAAAGGAAGTGAAAGTGATCGTGTTAG CAACTCCTGTCATGCCAACCTTGGAAGTTTCCGTTAGAATGCAAAATGGAGAAGAACATGTCATACTGCAATGCTCCACTGTGAGAAGTAAGCCCCCTCCACGGATAACCTGGCTCTTAGGGGATGACATGGAGCTCCAAG GTGAAACCCACCATGAATATGAAACTGATGGGAAGAAGTGTAATAGCACCAGCACACTCAGAGTCCACACATATGGCCAAAACTCAACAGCGAGCTGCATTATCCGACACAAAGGCCTGCAAGGAAGAAAACTGGTAGCACCTTTCCGGTTTGAAGATTTGG TTACTGATCAAGAGACAGCTTCAGCTGCCCTGGAGACAAGCTCTCCATCCTCTCAAGACCCTCAGCAGTCCACTAGTACCG TTGCAGTGATGGAAGATTCCAGTACATCAGAGATTgacaaggaagaggaagaacaaaCCACTCAAGTCTCTCACTTGGCCACTG AAGCGAATCGCCAGTTTGCGGGACTGACGAGGAAGAAGAGCGGCATCCTGTTGCTGACCCTCGTGTCCTTCctcattttcattctcttcatCATCGTCCAGCTCTTCATCATGAAGCTTCGGAAAGCACACGTCATATGGAAAAAAG aaaatgaaatttcagaGCACACTCTAGAAAGTTACAGATCGAGGTCAAATTACGAAGAAACGTCATCCCAAGAGAAAAACAGCCAAAGTAA CCATCCCTGG AGCTGCATGAACTACATCACACAGTTGTACTCAGAGGCAAAAACAAAGACGAAGGAAAAGGCACAACCTTCAAAATTAAAAGGCGAGCTCACGCATACACCAGAGAGCATCGTGTAG